A stretch of DNA from Spirosoma endbachense:
GGGTGTTCCAGCCGTAAAGCCGATGCGCATTTTGGGGTTTACAGACCACCAGCCGGCCAGCGTTGCATTTAGTGTGAGTCCCTGAGAGCCGCTGATCCTGACTGAATTGCCAGCTGCATTCGTGTACGTATCTTCTGTCAGGTGATAAATACCCAGCAATCCACCATTCAGGCTAAATCGAGTATTTATTGCCCATGTGTAAGCGGCACGAGCCAGTACATCAGCTTTGCGATTAAACTGATTCGATGGCGGATAGGCTGGCGCTTCGGGTTTATTACTCAGATTGGGTAAGAATGAATTATCGTTAGTGCCGGTCAGCGGTTGCTGCCAGCCAGCCGAAAATTGCCATCGACTGTCACTTACCGAAATGCCGGTTATTAAATCGATAGTGCCAAGGCTGCTCTGGTATTGCATTGGCAGTGGACGGCCGTCGCTTTTCAGATTTCCTCCATTTAGCGGCAGTTTGGCACCCACCGTTACCGAGGTTGCCCACTTAGCTTTAGCCGGCAATGTGTATGTGCCCGATAGAATCACATCGCCCAGGCCAGTAGCGTTTCCTAAATTACCGCTGGCGTAATTGGCGGTAAGTTTTGCCTGAATAGCCCACTTTGCCGACAGTTGGTTATCATATTGAATGCCCGGTGCAAACACAAAAACTCCTTCATCCCCCAATCCTACCGGTAGCAGAAGGGTAATTTTTTGCCCTTTGCTGTCAGCCGTCCCGTGCTGTTTCAGGGCACCGATGGTGCAGAAGCCAGCATCGCTACACCCTTGAGCGACAGCAGATAACTTACTCAATAAAAGCAGGGGTACGATCAGATATGCAGGTATGAGGTAGTTCATGAATTGGGTTTTTAGGTACAATTGTGTCGTGCCTTTCGTACTGGTCGCGCTTATTTCAGCTCCGCATTTCCGAAATGCACAGAAAATCGTTTACACCAGATTAGTACGTATCGTTGCTGGTTTCGTGAAATGCCTTCAGGTACATCTACGAAAAAGTAGCCGGTAGCGGTTAGCATACTAACCTCAGTGAAATTTCTGGCTTGCGTATCCGTGGCTAAATAGATCCGTAAGTCAGGCCCTACATCGCTTTGGAAATTTTTAAAAACCAGTGTTTGTCTGCCATTACGTTCATACAGCCGCACCGTTCCACTTACGGTATGAACCCCATTTTGGAACGTCCCGGACGCACGTAATTGCTGACCGGTTGTATCAAATGCCAGAGCCGGATCAATAGTGCTGACTGGTATCCCCCCGTTGCCTAAGGGCACCAGATCTTTGGGCTTGATACAGCCGCCAAACACCAGAATCAGCAGGATAAAGGGGATTGCCTGTTTCATGTGTATCGTTAATGGATTTCTTTATCAAGCCAGCTATAACTTTCGTAAAAAAAGCTGGCAATGGATTTCGCGTTGTTACTGCCTGAGACAGGAAGCATTGCTCCCTTCCAATCCGACGTATTCCGCCATTTGCCGACAGCTAGAGCAGGAAGGGCTTACCCCTCCTGTTTCAGTTTTCCCTTCATGGCGTGGCGCAGCTTTTCTACCTTGGGTAGTGATACGTGCTGTATATACGGCTGTTTGGGATGCAACTGGCAGTAATTCTGGTGGTATTGTTCGGCGGGATAGAACACGCTGAAGGGCACGACTTCCGTAACGACCGGGTTGGCATAGTGCTTTGACGCATTCACCCGTTGAATTGCAGTCAGGATTTCCTGCTTTTCGGTGGGTGTACGATAAAACGCCACCGAACGGTAATCGCGTCCGACGTCGGGGCCCTGCCGATTGAGTGTCGTTGGATCGTGACCGGCAAAGAACGCATCGAGTAAATCGCGGTAACTAACTACAGTTGGGTCATAATAGACTTGTACTGACTCGGCATGACCAGTCTCATCAGTACCGACCTCCTGATAGGTTGGGTTCGCAACAGTACCCCCGGAATAGCCGGAAATAACCTCCCGAACTCCCTTAATCTGATCGAATCCTTCTTCCTGCGCCCAGAAACATCCACCAGCAAACGTAGCCACGGCTTCGCCGGGTTTCAGTTTGGGTAGTCGGGCAGGTGCGGTTTCCAGGTCCTGAGCCTGCGAGCAACTCGTAAGCAGCCAGAATCCGAGTGTCAAAATCTGAATGAATCGCATGGTATTTATTCGTTTACTATTTTTTGACGAACTCTAAAGCTACACCGTTCATGCAATAACGAAGACCCGTTGGGGCAGGACCATCATCGAAAACATGGCCCAAGTGTGCATCGCAAACTGCACATTGCACTTCGGTTCGAAGCATACCGTGACTGGCATCTGACAGATCTTTTATGACGCTTTTACGGAGTGGAGCGTAGAAACTTGGCCAGCCCGTTCCTGATTCAAACTTGGTATCCGAGCTAAACAGGGGTTCATGACAGCAAACACAGCGGTAGATTCCGTGTTCGTGGTTATTGGCCAGTGGACTGCTGTATGGACGCTCGGTGCCTTGTTTTCGCGTGACGGCAAACTGGGCGGGTGTCAGTATCTTTTTCCAGTCTGCTTCTGTTTTCTCTACCCGACGGGGTGGCTTCTCCATATAAATGTGGTTTGAATCAGGCCCAAAAGCTACTACTGAAAGTACCGGAGATACAGCCAGTAGTACGCTCACTAAGCTCCCCAAAATTGATTGTCGATTCATGGTTTTTGTGTTTGTTGATGAGTTGATTGATAAATTGATACAGGTAGTATAATGCCAATCTGGTCGGCAATGTCGCAGGCTACTGCCCGCTTAGATTTCAGCCCGAAGCGGTGAATCGCTCCGTTACGATGGATGAGGGTAATCTGGTTCGTATCGTGCCCGAAAGCCGCACCTTCATCTCTAAGCGAGTTGAGCACAATAAGGTCCAGGTTTTTGCTAACCAATTTCGCCTGAGCATTCGCTAGTTCATTATCGGTTTCCAGCGCAAAACCAATCATAAGCTGATCATTACGTTTTTGCTGCCCCAGACGGGCCGCAATGTCCACTGTTCTGACGAGTTCCAGACAAAACTCTGTTTCCTGCTTCTTGATTTTCCGGTCGGCAACAACCTTCGGTGTATAATCCGCAACGGCAGCAGTCAGCACCGTAATTGTCGCTTTCGGGAAGTGATGCTGACAAACTGCGTACATCTCAGCCGCCGAACGGACCGGTATAACGTTGATGGCAGCATGCCTGGCGGTCAAATTTGTAGGACCACTGACGAGTATGACCTTTGCTCCGCGCTCGGCCAGCACTTCTGCGAGCGCATAGCCCATTTTACCGGTCGAGTGATTACTGATGTACCGTACCGGGTCAATGGCTTCCTGCGTAGGGCCAGCCGTTAAGAGTACGCTTAGCCCCTTTAGGTCCATATTTATAGAAGCAAACAACGAGCTCATTCTGAAAAAGTTAATGATTGACTGGCAATGTAATTGGCAGTATATTAGGCCGTTAGGCTCTTATTTTTCTTCGTACGTTTCCACATGTCAATCGCTTCCCGAAGAGTCATATAAGACACTCCCCGGCGGTGGTTCTCACGACTGATATCAAACAGAACACGCCAGTGTTGAAACAGTACCCGGTAGGCTTCACGCAACGAAAAACCTGGCTGGTAAATGTGGGCAGGTTCAGCTCCTGCACCGTTTAGCTCCATAATTCGAATGTGTTTCCCTGCGTATAAATCGGCCACACTCCGGCAACGCAGGTCATATCGCCCAAAGTAAAACCCATCAATGGATTGACTGATCTGGTCGAATACCCGGTTTAATGCTGGCGAAATGAGGTGGTTGGCATCCAGGAATTTGGTGCCTCGGCAATGGTTTCCAATTGACACCAGGGTCAACGTTTCACCTGGGGCCGGAATTTTGTGAAAAATGTTGCCATACCTGGCCGTAAGCGCGGGCAGTTGAAGAATGGCCCGCTCGTTCTGCCTGATCAGATTTTCGACACAGTCGCGCCCATTGCCGCGTATGGTCAGAAATTCTTTCTGCACCACAGACGACACTACGCCCTGTTCCTGTCCCGGCATCCGATAATAAAAGACGCCTAGTTCGAGTGGTTCATCGACATATTCCTGAATCAGAAAATCGACCGGGCTACTTTCCAGATAGCTAACCAGCGCTTCTGTGTGCTCAATTTTTTCGACCCGCCAGCCGCGCTCGCCCACGTTGGGTTTGGCAATGATTGGGTACGTTAACCCTATCGTTTCCATTCGACTAACGATACCATCAATAGGCGTCGATACGGGAACGAACAAGGTAGCTGGTTTGAACTCATCGCTGATACGGTCCAGAATACGTGCTTTGGATTCACCAAACAGACCGCCTGTTTCGATGGATGGGTTCGACGCCGAAAAGAAAAACAAGGAACGCGCCCTGATCGACAGCCAGATATGGTAAAAAAACAGCGGAAAATAAACTACCTCGAATGGCCAGTATTCCCAGTGTCGTAGACGGATAAGAAATGGACTATCAAAGCGAAATGAGGGTAAATACGCCAGTACTATTTCCCAGAAACGGGTTGGTGTACTGACATCGGAACTTCGCCGGGGTGCACTAAGCGGTTGCATAGTAAGGATTGATGGTTTGTTGGCTACCTATCGACTGGGTAAAATCTTCGTAAAGCATCGTTACGTCCTCCTGATGATGGACAACGCTCGTTAGACTGACTGTTAGCATGAAATTCTGGCGGTTCATTCGAAGGCCGTTCTCGGCATCGCCCTTTCCCGCAACCTGATGAAAACGCCGAATAGCATCGACAGATAGGGTAGGATTCTGACGATACCAATCCCAAAACCAGCCTTCCCGCTGCCGGATTATATCGGCCGAATAGAGTGTTGCTGACGACCAGATGTATGGCTGTTCCGGATTTTTTTCGCGCATGAATAGTCGATTGCCAGTCCAGCGCAGTTCGATCAGTCGATTTGCTTCGGCGATCAGGAGCGTAAGTGGCTCAATGTTGCTGAAATCATAGGTAGTAATAAACGATTCGATCGTTGGATAGGCAAAAACGTGTACAGGTACTAAACCCCGGCTGTGCCGATAGGGTGGTTTGGGCAGGTGGGGTGTAAAGGCTCCATTCAGTAAGCAAACGGTCGTTCGCCTAGTCCCAAAGCGTAGCCCGGATGCAATCCATGTCCCTTTCCCCTGCGGATCTTGTGGAAAAGTAACGTCTATTCCGTCGACACGAACTGTTCGGGGGGGCAGCGCGGCCGGGCGAATGGCTTTTTCGTCGCGGCTGTGCGTTAGGATAAAATCGTTCGCCCCAAGAGGTAAATAGGTGGCAGTACACATGAGCAGTTATCTTGATTACTTCAACATAATCAAGACTTATACCACTCTCAATTTTTAAGACAACTACCTGTCTATTAGACAATTGCCTGTTAAATTATTTTTGTGCTCAAAAAATAATTTACGATATTTCGTAATGCTCTTGGTAAATCGGGACAATCACGTGAAGGCATCGGCTCTGCTGGCAAACCCTTTCCGCCTTTAGCTTAAAAAATAGTAGCTTTGGAACGAAGCGGCAGATTAGTCTGTACTGCCGGAGGAGTCTTTCGCACGAACAGTTCTGGTTTGGTTACGAATGCCCCGACGTACAGGATAGTGGCTTCCAGCACTATCTAAACCCTAACCTTTTGACCACCAGGATTCTCATGAACATCCTATCTGTCAATGTGGGTCTGCCTCGTTCGGTCGAATGGGGCGGGCGAACGATTACTACCGCTATTTTCAAATACCCCATTGAAGGGCCGGTATCACTAGAACCGCTCAACTTCGTTGGGGATCGGCAGGCCGATCTGACCGTACACGGCGGGCCAGATAAGGCCGTATATGCCTATGATACCGCACATTACACCCATTGGCAGCACCAAATCGAACGCGACGACTGGGCTCCCGGATTATTTGGGGAAAACCTGACTACTGAGGGGTTGCTCGAATCTGAGGTACGCATCGGCGACCTGTTTCGTGCTGGTTCGGCCCTATTACGGGCAGTGCAACCCCGGTTTCCATGTTATAAGCTAAACGTTCGGTTCGATGATTCGGGCATGACTCGTCGCTTCGCTCGTGAGGGTCGATCCGGTATTTATTTCCGGGTAGTAGAACCAGGAACCGTACAGGCAGGCGACGAAATTACTCTGATCGAAGCAGCTGACACCACCATTACCATTCAAACTGTATCCGAAATCGTATTGACCCGCAAGGCAGATAAAGACGTATTTGCGAGCTTGCTCACCCTGCCACACCTGCCGGATTCGTTAAGGAGGATGTTTGGTTAGTGCTGGGAATAAGGGTTTAGAATACTATTCTTAAGGTCGTTGAATGCCTAATTTTTTCATTCGGGAGTCGAGCGTAGTGGGAATCATGTCGAGGATTTTCGCGGCTCCGCTCTCACCACTCACTTTCCAGCGCGTGTATTCCAGTACTGAAATGATATGATTCCGTTCGCAGTCTTCCATTGTCAATAGCCCGAAGGCGTCCCGGCCGGTTTTGAGTGACAGCATACTCTTCTGGCCTGACCAATCGCCAAGATCCAGTTTACGGCCCGACGAAATAATCAGCGAGCGTTCGATGATGTTCTCTAATTCCCGAACATTTCCTGGCCAATTGTAGGCCATCAGCGCATCGAGTACGTCTTTCGGAATATCGTCGATCTGGCGACCGATGCCGGGACCATGTTTGGTGCAAAAATGCCGAACCAGCAGCGGAATGTCGTCTTTACGGTCGCGCAGGGGTAGGCTCTGAATCGGAAATACGTTGAGCCGATAGAACAGGTCTTCCCGGAAATGGCCTTCGTTTATTTCTTTTTCGAGGTTGCGGTTGGTGGCGGCAATCACTCGAACATTTACTTTCAGGGTTTTACTGCTTCCCACTCGCTCAAACTCCCCTTCCTGCAACACCCGAAGTAGTTTGGCCTGCAACTCAATTGGAATTTCACCGATTTCGTCCAGAAAAATAGTCCCCCCATCAGCCAGCTCAAACCGACCGATTTTCTGAATCATTGCTCCGGTAAACGCCCCTTTCTCATGGCCAAATAATTCCGATTCGATCAGCGTAGCGGGCAACACGGCGCAGTTCACTTTTACCAGTGGTCGATTTTTTCGGCTGCTTCGGTTATGCACGGCCCTGGCCAATAGCTCTTTACCCGTGCCTGATTCCCCCAATATCAACACCGTTGTATGGGTCGAAGCAACCTGCTCGACCTGTCGGAGAACTTTCCCGAATGCTTTACTCTGGGTGACAATTTCGTCAAAGTTGCTGGTCTGTTTAATCTCGTCGCGCAGGTAGGTATTCTCGGCCTGTAGCTGGTTCTTTAACTGTTCTACTTCAGCCAGCGCTTTCGACAGCGATTCAGTACGTTCGGCCACTCGTTTTTCGAGCAGTGCGTTGGCTTTTTCAAGATCGCGTTGCAATTGGCGTAATGTCAGGTGCGTGTTGATGCGGGCAAGAACTTCCTGAAGCTGAAAGGGCTTGGTAATATAATCGACAGCGCCCATGTTGAATCCATTCACTTTGTCGATTGTCTCCGACAAGGCGGTCATAAAGATCACCGGAATGGCCTGAGTTGCCTCTGCATGTTTCAACCGACGACACGTTTCAAAGCCGTCCATGCCCGGCATCATAACATCCAGCAGAATCAGATCTGGCTGAGCCAGCCCAGCCTGTTCGATCGCGCTTTTCCCATCACGGGCGACCAGCACTTTATAGTTAAAACGAGTTAAGGTTTCGAACAACACGCTTATGTTATTGGGCATATCGTCTACAATCAGAATGGTATGAGCGGATCTGGACCGCCCCAACTCGGTGTCGTCGGCTAACTCATCATTCATAAACTCGTTCATAACGTCTTTAAGCAAGCTTGAAGGTATTTTCGTATCTGACGGGTATCGAATTCGCCCGCGGCCCGGCGTATTTCGCTGATAAAGCGGTTATACGCCGAACTCTTCTGCTCAATATCAGCGAGATATGCCAAAATACCCTGAATATCGCCCATGCTGGCGAGTTTGTACAATGCTTCGAGTTGCGAACGATCTGGAACTGAACTAGTATCTGTAGGAATAGTGTCAAAACGAGTTGTCATTTCTGCTGCTGCATCGTTAACAGGCCGGGTTTTCCAGGCAAGGTTCAGGAGATGGCCTATTGTGGTCAGCAGTGCATCAAAATCAATCGGTTTGGCAATAAAATCATCAAAACCTGCCTGTTGGCTCTTTTGCTTGTCCTGTTCGAATACCCGCGCCGAGAACGCAACAACTCTGGCTGAATTCGTATCGGCATTGGTCCGAATCTGCTTCAGTGCCCCAAACCCATCTAAATAAGGCATTACTAAATCCAGCAAAATCAAATCCGGTCTGTGGGCTACAGCCTGCTCGACAGCCTCGCGCCCATTGCGGGCCTCAATCACGGTAAACCCCAGTGGTATCAACAGATTAGTCAGGATGGAACAATTTTCCCAGCCATCGTCAGCCACCAGAATTGTTTTGCGCGGTCCTTCATAGCCAATAATAGGCTGGCTAAGTTTAGCAGTGGGGTTCGTTTCGGAGGGAATCGCGGCTTCGGGCAAGGCCAGTGAAAGCCGGAACTGTGTCCCCCTACCCGCCTGACTGGACACGTAAAGATCACCGTTCATCAGTCTTACCAACTGGTCAGTTATCGATAAACCCAATCCAGTACCTTCCACAAAATCAACCGATTCGCGGATTTGCTGAAATGGCAGAAAAATACTGGCCAGTTGCTCATTGGCAATGCCAACACCCGTATCTTCAATCATGAATCGAATGGTAGGTGGTAATGTTGCTTCGTGGCCTTGCCCCGGCTTATAATCTGCCCGAAACGTAACCGTACCCGTTGGCGTAAATTTGACGGCGTTGCCCAATAAATTGAGCAGAACCTGACGCAGTTTACGTTCGTCGCCCACGACCCATTGGGGTAGATTCGGAGACAGATCCGTCTCAAAGCATAATCCTTTCTGCTCTGCCCGGATTTGGGTTTGTTGGGCAATGTTATGCAGCAATTCGGGCAGGTAAAATACCTCCGAAAATACTTCCATTTTCCGGGCTTCAATTTTCGATAAGTCCAGAACGTCGTTGATGAGCGATAGCAGACTTTCGGCGCAATCGTGCATGATTTTAATGCCATTCTGCTGACTTTTCGTCAAATCGGGATCACGCTTAAACAGCTGAGTATAACCCAGAATACCGTTGAGTGGTGTACGTAATTCGTGGCTCATGGTGGCCAGAAACTCGCTTTTGGCCCGATTAGCGGCTTCGGCATCTTCTTTGGCAGTAGCCAGCTCACGCGTTCTGGCTTCTACCGTGTTTTCCAGTTGTTGCTGGATTTGCAACAACCGTTCTTCGGCCACTTTACGTCCGATTTCGGCACCCGAACGGGCCGCCAACACCCGCAGAATACCGATGTATTTGTGATGGTTGGTCATCGGGCGGGAATCACTTACGGATAGATGCCCGATAACTTCGCCGGATTTATCATGAATCGGTACGCCAATATAAGACTCTACACCAACTCCCTGCCAGAAATTTGCCGCTACGTCGGTAGGGAAGTAAAACTCGCGGTCTTTCATGACAATCGAGCAGGGCGTTCCGGCCAGATCGTACTCAATATTTTCGTGTAAATTGCTATTAACGCTGAAAGCCAGTGTTCTGACGCGGGTTTTCTCGATATTGGTACATTCGGTCACGATAGCGTATTGTACATTGAGTGTCGCCGTCAATTGCTTCACCAGCGACTGAAAAAAGTCAATCCCGATATCGGAGGCTGTTCCTTCCGAAATTCGACGTAACGTATCGTCTAACTCAGATCGTTCTGTTACGTCGCGCACAAAACAGCAGAGATAATCCTGTTCGTCGAGCCGGACAAAATTCATCCCAACCTCGGCCTGTCGGGTTGTGCCATCCTCCCGAATTTGAGGTAGATCGAACGTTAGTGTATGGTGCTGCCGGAGGTTTTGCCATAACATAACGTATTGATCCTGACTGTAATCTGGATAAATAGCACTGATGTGAAGCTTACTGATCTGGTCGGGCAGATAACCAAGTTGCTGGCAGGCCGCTGTATTGGCCCGGTATACCTGACCATGCAGATCGAAGAGCAGGATTGGTTCCAGCGCATTTTCGACCGTAAAGTGCGACAGGCGAAGTACATTGTAGGGAATGGCACCAGATGCGTTTACCATAATGGGTTAAAAGTAATTGTCTGGCTGATTCAAAATCGGGCCAGTTATACGGATCGATTGCGCAATTCCCGTTCCGAAATGATCAGATTAGATCAATTGCATCCTGGCGAGCCGGAATAGAGTTTTTTAGCGCTTCCCTGCTTCAAGCCCAGTTAATCTGCCTGCAGTTTTTCAATGGTATTTCGGGAAGCTTACGAAATATCGGAAATTCTTTTCAAAAGCAGTTCGATGCCGGGATGGATCTCAACCGTCATTTTCGCCTTTTTCTGGCTCTACAGGGTGTTTTTATCGTGTTTGGCACGACTGGAATGGTATTTGGCAATTGAGTGAACGAAAACATGTTGATCGTCACAACGCCAATCAATCAAACAACCTATACCATGAAAATGCTTTTGCTCCTGTTTGTCGCCTTAGAGCTAACCCAATGGACGCCGTCTTTGGCTCAATCCAAACCCATCGCCGATTCACCCACGGTTCGTAAACAACAGTTTAATCTCGAAAATGGTATCGCGCTGCAAGGGTATGATGCCGTCGCTTATTTCACTCAGAATAAGGCCGTGAAAGGGTCGGCCTCAACTGCTTATACGTATAAGAATGTTACGTACCGTTTCGCGACTCCGGCCAACCTCAAAGCATTTCAGGAAAATCCGGAACGATATGAGCCCCAATATGGTGGCTGGTGTGCTTACGCCATGGGGGCTACCGGCGAAAAGGTAGAAGTTGACCCCGAAACCTTCAAGATCAAAGATGGCAAGTTATTCCTGTTCTACCACACATTCATCAACAATACATTGCCTAAATGGAACAAGGATGAAAACAACCTGCACAAAAAGGCAGATGCCAGCTGGGGCAAGTTCACGCAATCTCAATCCTGATTTAATACGTGCGTAACCCTATCGTCGATCATGAACAAAGTCGCATTCTATTTCCTGTGGGCAGCCCGCTTAGTAGCAGCTATTATCATGCTCCAAACGCTGTATTTTAAGTTTCTGGCGCAACCCGAGTCGGTCTATATTTTCTCGACGCTCGGTGTTGAACCCTGGGGGCGAATCGGCTCCGGCATTGTCGAACTGATTGCCTCAGTGCTTATTCTGATTCCCCGCACAAGCTGGATTGGGGCCGGTTTAGGGTTATCTGTAATGCTGGGTGCTATCCTGGCGCACCTGACCATACTAGGCATTCCAATACAGGGAGACGGAGGTTATTTATTCTTTCTGGCATTGACCGTAGCGGGTAGCTGCATCACCATTCTGCTACTAACGCGTTCGCACTGGTTGCCTATACTCTTCTCTGTTTCAGGCAAACGGAACATTCGGGTAAATGCGTGATTCGCACACCATTATTCAGTACAAATTCTTCATCATTCACTAGCTATGCCATGTCGCTCAAATCTGCCAGTACCGATATTTTGATGCAACTCGCCGAGGTAATCGGCCAATTAACGGATCATGATTATGCCCGCCCGTTGGCTGTGCTGTCGGGCAACACCATTGGCAAGCACGTTCGGCATATTCTGGAATTTTACGAACTGTTAGTGACTAGTGTGCAAACGGGTCAGTTAAACTACGACCGGCGGCATCGTGATCTGCTGCTTGAAGTCGATACAGACGAAGCGCTACGTCGTATCGGGACCATTGACCGGGCTATTCACCGGATTGATCTAAATCAGTCAATCGGACTGGAAGCCGATTTGTCGGTCAAGGGTACTGAAAATCTCCAGATACCGTCGTCGTTTGCCCGTGAGCTTCTATACAATATCGAACATGCCATTCATCACATGGCATTGGTACAGATTGCCGTTCAGAATGCATTCCCGGCGGTTGAGTTACCTGAGCATTTTGGAGTTGCTTACTCAACGGTCAAGCACCAATCACACTGATACACTATCTGTCATTGATGGCTCATCTACTGCCAAACCCATGCTTCTGTTATTTTTTATCGTCTGTATAATCAGCTTTGCAGGGTCTATTCACCCAGGCAGCGTTAATCTGGCCGTAGTACAAACGACTCTGAGTCAGAGCAAACGGGCGGCAGTTTGGCTGGCGTTGGGAGGAAGCCTGCCCGAAATTGCCTACAGCAGTCTGGCAGCCGGTGGACTGATGCTCATTCCAACAGATTCGAACTGGATGATCGTTCTGGCGTATGTGCCCATACCGGTATTGTTGGGTGCAGGCATTGCTTCCTTTCGGCAGAAACCTGTTGTTATTAATCCATCAAGTGACGGTGGGCTATCGCTACCGTTCTGGAAAGGGGTTGTGTTAGGGAGTACGAACCCTCAGTTATTGCCGTTCTGGTCGGCGGTTTGGCTTTATCTGAGCCGGGCCACAATAGGCAGCCATATGCTGGTGCCAATGAGTCAGTCGGCCAGCCAATGGGTATTTGCCCTCGGTACGGCAACGGGCGCGTTTGGTCTGCTGATCGTTGTCGTTTGGTTGACCCATCGGCATCGGCAACGTATTGTACAGTATTTGAATGGTCCATGGATCAACCGTCTGACGGGAGCCTTATTCATAGGTATGGCACTCTGGCAAACTATTCAGGTGTTGGTTTGAGGTTTGAGCCTAGCCAACTGAAACGTCAACCAACACCTCGAATAACCATCCCAACCTTATGAAACGGTCAACCTCGTGGTGGGCATACATTTTTCGCAGGCGCCAATTGCTACTCATGTTGGTACTGCTCATGGCGCTACTTCCCCAATGCGTTTCGATCCGTATGTCGGATCGGAAAATAGACGATTACTTCGCCAACCGTCCTGTAAAGCCTACGTTCGAGACGATTAAAGTGAATGAGCGTTCGATTCATTACGCGCTTATTGGTGCCGATACATTGCCAACAGTGCTGTTTATTCATGGCTCGCCTGGGTCATGGGATGCGTTTATCAGTTTTTTTGCCGATTCGTCGCTCTAT
This window harbors:
- a CDS encoding phosphopantothenoylcysteine decarboxylase domain-containing protein — protein: MSSLFASINMDLKGLSVLLTAGPTQEAIDPVRYISNHSTGKMGYALAEVLAERGAKVILVSGPTNLTARHAAINVIPVRSAAEMYAVCQHHFPKATITVLTAAVADYTPKVVADRKIKKQETEFCLELVRTVDIAARLGQQKRNDQLMIGFALETDNELANAQAKLVSKNLDLIVLNSLRDEGAAFGHDTNQITLIHRNGAIHRFGLKSKRAVACDIADQIGIILPVSIYQSTHQQTQKP
- a CDS encoding DM13 domain-containing protein — protein: MKQAIPFILLILVFGGCIKPKDLVPLGNGGIPVSTIDPALAFDTTGQQLRASGTFQNGVHTVSGTVRLYERNGRQTLVFKNFQSDVGPDLRIYLATDTQARNFTEVSMLTATGYFFVDVPEGISRNQQRYVLIWCKRFSVHFGNAELK
- a CDS encoding MOSC domain-containing protein; this encodes MNILSVNVGLPRSVEWGGRTITTAIFKYPIEGPVSLEPLNFVGDRQADLTVHGGPDKAVYAYDTAHYTHWQHQIERDDWAPGLFGENLTTEGLLESEVRIGDLFRAGSALLRAVQPRFPCYKLNVRFDDSGMTRRFAREGRSGIYFRVVEPGTVQAGDEITLIEAADTTITIQTVSEIVLTRKADKDVFASLLTLPHLPDSLRRMFG
- a CDS encoding sigma-54-dependent transcriptional regulator, with the protein product MNDELADDTELGRSRSAHTILIVDDMPNNISVLFETLTRFNYKVLVARDGKSAIEQAGLAQPDLILLDVMMPGMDGFETCRRLKHAEATQAIPVIFMTALSETIDKVNGFNMGAVDYITKPFQLQEVLARINTHLTLRQLQRDLEKANALLEKRVAERTESLSKALAEVEQLKNQLQAENTYLRDEIKQTSNFDEIVTQSKAFGKVLRQVEQVASTHTTVLILGESGTGKELLARAVHNRSSRKNRPLVKVNCAVLPATLIESELFGHEKGAFTGAMIQKIGRFELADGGTIFLDEIGEIPIELQAKLLRVLQEGEFERVGSSKTLKVNVRVIAATNRNLEKEINEGHFREDLFYRLNVFPIQSLPLRDRKDDIPLLVRHFCTKHGPGIGRQIDDIPKDVLDALMAYNWPGNVRELENIIERSLIISSGRKLDLGDWSGQKSMLSLKTGRDAFGLLTMEDCERNHIISVLEYTRWKVSGESGAAKILDMIPTTLDSRMKKLGIQRP
- the msrA gene encoding peptide-methionine (S)-S-oxide reductase MsrA; the protein is MRFIQILTLGFWLLTSCSQAQDLETAPARLPKLKPGEAVATFAGGCFWAQEEGFDQIKGVREVISGYSGGTVANPTYQEVGTDETGHAESVQVYYDPTVVSYRDLLDAFFAGHDPTTLNRQGPDVGRDYRSVAFYRTPTEKQEILTAIQRVNASKHYANPVVTEVVPFSVFYPAEQYHQNYCQLHPKQPYIQHVSLPKVEKLRHAMKGKLKQEG
- the msrB gene encoding peptide-methionine (R)-S-oxide reductase MsrB: MNRQSILGSLVSVLLAVSPVLSVVAFGPDSNHIYMEKPPRRVEKTEADWKKILTPAQFAVTRKQGTERPYSSPLANNHEHGIYRCVCCHEPLFSSDTKFESGTGWPSFYAPLRKSVIKDLSDASHGMLRTEVQCAVCDAHLGHVFDDGPAPTGLRYCMNGVALEFVKK
- a CDS encoding ATP-grasp domain-containing protein, whose amino-acid sequence is MQPLSAPRRSSDVSTPTRFWEIVLAYLPSFRFDSPFLIRLRHWEYWPFEVVYFPLFFYHIWLSIRARSLFFFSASNPSIETGGLFGESKARILDRISDEFKPATLFVPVSTPIDGIVSRMETIGLTYPIIAKPNVGERGWRVEKIEHTEALVSYLESSPVDFLIQEYVDEPLELGVFYYRMPGQEQGVVSSVVQKEFLTIRGNGRDCVENLIRQNERAILQLPALTARYGNIFHKIPAPGETLTLVSIGNHCRGTKFLDANHLISPALNRVFDQISQSIDGFYFGRYDLRCRSVADLYAGKHIRIMELNGAGAEPAHIYQPGFSLREAYRVLFQHWRVLFDISRENHRRGVSYMTLREAIDMWKRTKKNKSLTA